Proteins found in one Paludisphaera rhizosphaerae genomic segment:
- a CDS encoding IS1 family transposase, translated as MWSYVGSKADAWWIWAALDAETRQVVAMVAGDRSEFTARCLWDALPDEYRAGATVYSDSWAAYAAVIPESQHVPCDKGDGLTCHVERFWCTVRQRCSRFVRKTLSFSRCDLNHTGALWYFIRHYNASLL; from the coding sequence ATGTGGAGCTACGTCGGCAGCAAGGCCGACGCCTGGTGGATCTGGGCCGCGCTGGACGCCGAGACCCGGCAGGTCGTGGCAATGGTCGCCGGCGACCGCTCCGAGTTCACGGCCCGGTGCCTCTGGGACGCGCTGCCGGACGAATACCGGGCCGGGGCGACGGTCTACAGCGACTCCTGGGCGGCCTACGCGGCCGTGATCCCGGAATCCCAGCACGTCCCGTGCGACAAGGGCGACGGGCTGACTTGCCACGTCGAGCGGTTCTGGTGCACGGTGCGGCAGCGGTGCTCGCGGTTCGTCCGCAAGACGCTCTCGTTCTCGCGGTGCGACCTGAACCACACCGGGGCCCTCTGGTACTTCATCCGCCATTACAACGCGTCACTGCTTTAG
- a CDS encoding ISL3 family transposase — translation MSTSLLYHAFGVRGYQYTRADFGDGRVIFHIVRDDSTCRCSACGSAEVIHRGVVSRLFRSLPIGRKSTFVALRIPRLECRRCGGVRQAEVGFADPRRSYTRAFERYVLELGRRMTIRDVAKLLGVGWDMVKEIIKRDLSRRFARPKLKRLVDIAIDEFAVSKGHRYMTTVLDLDSGAVVFVGDGKAGDALKPFWKRLRPSGAKIKAVAMDMSAAYRKAVRENLPRAAIVFDHFHISKLFNDKLSDLRRELHRELTDGLRKRVLKGVRWLLLKDPANLDEEKDEKRRLEEALAWNKPLAAAYYMKEDLRRFWEQPGKTFATLFLDGWLKRAWASGIKMPQEMARTLALYRSGLLAYYDAWITSAQLEGTNNKIKTLKRTAYGFRDKEFLVVARPR, via the coding sequence ATGTCCACGAGCTTGTTGTATCATGCGTTCGGCGTTCGCGGCTACCAATATACTCGGGCGGATTTCGGCGACGGCCGCGTCATCTTTCACATCGTCCGCGACGACTCGACGTGTCGATGCTCGGCCTGCGGGTCGGCGGAGGTGATTCATCGCGGCGTGGTCTCGCGGCTCTTTCGTTCGCTGCCGATCGGTCGCAAGTCGACCTTCGTCGCCTTGCGAATCCCGCGGCTTGAGTGTCGCCGTTGCGGGGGCGTCCGCCAGGCCGAGGTCGGCTTCGCCGATCCGCGACGCAGCTATACTCGGGCCTTCGAGCGATACGTCCTGGAGTTGGGCCGCCGCATGACCATCCGCGACGTCGCCAAGCTCCTGGGGGTCGGTTGGGACATGGTCAAGGAGATCATCAAACGCGATCTGTCGCGGCGGTTCGCCCGGCCCAAGCTCAAGCGTCTGGTGGACATCGCGATCGACGAGTTCGCCGTCTCCAAGGGCCATCGCTACATGACCACGGTCCTGGACCTCGATTCCGGGGCGGTCGTCTTCGTCGGCGACGGCAAGGCCGGGGACGCCTTGAAGCCCTTCTGGAAGCGGCTGCGGCCCAGCGGGGCGAAAATCAAGGCGGTGGCCATGGACATGTCGGCGGCCTACCGCAAGGCGGTCCGCGAGAACCTCCCCAGAGCCGCGATCGTCTTCGACCATTTCCATATCTCCAAGCTCTTCAACGACAAGCTCTCCGACCTGAGGAGGGAGCTGCACCGGGAGCTGACCGACGGCCTGCGAAAACGAGTCCTCAAGGGGGTGCGATGGCTGCTCCTGAAGGACCCCGCCAACCTCGACGAGGAGAAGGACGAGAAGCGACGCCTGGAAGAAGCGCTGGCGTGGAACAAGCCGCTGGCCGCGGCCTACTACATGAAGGAGGACCTGCGACGATTCTGGGAACAGCCGGGCAAGACGTTCGCGACCCTCTTCCTCGACGGCTGGCTGAAGCGGGCCTGGGCCTCGGGGATCAAGATGCCTCAGGAGATGGCCAGGACGTTGGCCCTGTACCGCAGCGGCCTGCTGGCCTATTACGACGCCTGGATCACCAGCGCCCAGCTGGAAGGGACCAACAACAAGATCAAGACCTTGAAACGCACGGCCTACGGATTCCGCGACAAGGAGTTCTTGGTAGTGGCCCGGCCGCGGTGA
- a CDS encoding fibronectin type III domain-containing protein → MAGQVSTGWAPSASGIGSVQVYSASSLEGTSASFVRTDATTQGDWLGVYGGDGYKLAGDDTDDPDYATVSIDDGVEHTWDPNPGSSTTRALQRADGSGRVAATWFNTSEFAVVVDVTPTDEATHRISLYLLDWDAGGRTERIDVVSLATGDVLDSRNASDFAGGAYLTWDVRGAVRFRVVHDGGSNAVVSGVFFDQVPNSASASFVRSDATTQGDWIGAYGDDGYVLAGDAESEPNYATVSFDNKLDHVWDGDVDAGETRALQKPDGSGRVASAWFNSSPFEVIVDVTPTDDATHRISLYMVDWDGDSRIVRIEVVDPVTSVVLDSREASQFHDGLYQTWDVRGSVQFRITRVGGSNAVVSGIFFDPVPGTSTAPATPTGVAASAVSDSAVQVTWTASAGADGYTIERSVNGTNWLPLDTTVGTNATSYTDSNLSEGTRFYYRVAATNASGTSTFSDPESAWTRLKAPTGLAAALISASRVGLAWVDVSGLETGYLVERSSDGTNWGDPITTPANATNVTLTGAFSSTTYFRIQAVGPDGRISEWSAPVTSAPVLAAPTNLSATRASATQVNLTWIDNSSDEQSFEVERSSNNGSTWDVATVGPGQTTYSTTGLTSGVTYLFRVRARAASDSSAYSNIVSLSVYVPVGGAPANLAATPLDKDRIGLSWTDSSGELGYEIERLVSGVWTPIASPPADATTWLDDNLNELWQYNYRIRSYDAAGYSSYSYAPGTWTLLAAPSDFVVTFVSPTRVDATWTDRSSMENVGFLVEQSFDGIGGWNIVAGPPVDAVSTSIPGSYSSNGTYSGEFTSGATYHFRIRAVRWSSGVYTYSDYATAVLTIPAFPAKPAGVTATNTGSSIDVAWSDVSNETGYRVERLAAGSSVWMYLDSVGADVTSYKDSRNLADNTQYSYRVTAYNAGGFSITSNDSAWEWSSPTAPEGLRATLVSADRIDMAWIDRSAAETGYRLDWSRDGSTWTSIDLDRNVVAYSLKGSFAAGEKYYFRLIASTGSRASTPVVSSITIPAFPSPPTGLTVTSQSSSSISIAWTPKPGAVAYRVSRRTADGPWIEIGSAANDFTSFTDSTVVAGVVYTYGVAAETFTQNFTVRSGRAVSNFAIAEEGTADHDDDGLSNVDEANLGTDPTYFDTDGDLLPDGWEARYEGFDPKSPTPAQGDADGDGLTNIAEYTHDTDPTKEDTDGDGVSDSAEVASGSDPKDPSDGGVAPADDMKGKFQLTTGDPSGSKSERWELQVGNVKYQSPGYGQVGSGDYFFDAGESYEIRMRHIGTRPDFLAMNGGANYDWTASIAQVGANSVPFWIDDQGELLRTYISSTIGPPNLTEGKVSYLHIPQLDVDVDSDNNGAVDHSKQEDRLERDANKGKVVWANLGDLDDDGVPDFADFDGIAGGHFVPVTVTLSDNIRFADPTSIRLSFNYDASNPADPNLRKGAGTPEDPYVYTAAPGKLRLWKPNKDAGDTRDVNVDYIGSGVSISAADLGLQPGGTITLFVEAVATAASPLAISVTANVAGGKWSGNLTDVIHVSTAAIDLVKANVGTETTYSDVETVPLYRAQPIVTIDSPSGSVAVIPGSSPYQGYINVSGQVEDLIALSVDDPSSFRPVVTVNGQLASLSYLGRGRYSYQTTIEVQAGKNFISVEAENALGNLGANAFYFDAAAVEGQASLVGQVTQARSSSDERTFVGKVEITDTGFVGAVMPATVTSYASDGQELKSVQVDLTKDSDGIWRSPTLIVAEKWDDLGDDSLNIPRFFEIPVGGRLEVKRGADVGSRHAKPISGLAFGAGVTESLQTTGTPNLTLDYSHAKTSSLSVKVQKPDGGLEDWSGDFNKADTQAIYVGGGGIAYGSNDVLVELSDRDGNLFRRQTSLFRYDPSPTLDLLQSPSRKLKATLPVVIGQENGFAPHLQDATVLQFPTGYSDAQKSAFLTDARLEVLAFSPDRDVAYVRSREGRSAMSTSLRMEQSFGAKVMGSIGSGLEYAGAVSWGFVEGGLQGAKGLATGVYQGAKTIVMEPLYVAADDLATGYILAFQPEWADYYEPMSGIRKAVEAGYEPGEIVHEAVVGVAQTPGRFVQALVDGDSDKIGQEYVNLAALVLPFKGSNLSFPSGSIGLIPVGQRMTAGGALAMEYAQVTIRTVTIDGVEIAQGTLLAMSEVTGNVGGGGGVGGGDPTQPSQTNPNAAGSTNLPPDREAKILEGEWVDGAPGSAGDFIGGHAARMKTNPNVEILEVYDNNAFGQGVVSAKIRVTRPGMGTKVKGQPSRPHAFFPDSWTDEMITAALKEVCGDPANFVKVNASDGSCQFRKIVDGILIEGYVRDGQIIGGYPKIQKVPNS, encoded by the coding sequence ATGGCCGGCCAGGTGTCCACGGGCTGGGCGCCGTCGGCCTCGGGTATCGGTTCGGTGCAGGTGTATTCGGCCAGCAGCTTGGAGGGGACGTCGGCGTCGTTCGTGAGAACGGACGCGACGACCCAGGGGGACTGGCTCGGGGTCTACGGCGGCGACGGCTACAAGTTGGCGGGCGACGACACGGACGATCCGGACTACGCGACGGTCTCCATCGACGATGGGGTTGAGCACACGTGGGACCCCAATCCGGGCTCGTCGACGACGCGGGCGTTGCAGCGGGCCGACGGCTCCGGACGGGTGGCGGCGACCTGGTTCAACACCTCGGAATTCGCGGTGGTCGTCGACGTGACGCCGACAGACGAGGCGACCCACCGGATCAGCCTCTACCTGCTGGACTGGGACGCCGGCGGGCGTACGGAGCGGATCGACGTGGTGAGCCTGGCGACCGGCGACGTGCTGGACAGCCGGAACGCGTCGGATTTCGCCGGCGGGGCGTACCTGACCTGGGACGTGCGCGGTGCGGTGCGGTTCCGGGTGGTCCACGACGGCGGGTCGAACGCGGTCGTCAGCGGCGTCTTCTTCGACCAGGTCCCCAACTCGGCGTCGGCGTCGTTCGTGAGGTCCGACGCGACGACGCAGGGCGACTGGATCGGTGCCTACGGCGACGACGGCTACGTGCTGGCCGGCGACGCGGAATCCGAGCCGAACTATGCGACCGTCAGCTTCGACAACAAGCTCGACCACGTGTGGGACGGGGACGTCGACGCAGGGGAGACGCGGGCGTTGCAGAAGCCCGACGGGTCGGGACGCGTCGCCTCGGCCTGGTTCAATTCATCGCCGTTCGAGGTGATCGTCGACGTGACGCCGACGGACGACGCGACCCACCGGATCAGTCTGTACATGGTGGATTGGGACGGCGACAGTCGGATTGTCCGGATCGAGGTCGTCGATCCCGTGACGAGCGTGGTGTTGGATTCCCGAGAGGCGTCGCAATTTCACGACGGCCTCTACCAGACGTGGGACGTCCGCGGCTCGGTGCAGTTCCGCATCACCCGGGTGGGCGGCTCCAACGCCGTGGTCAGCGGGATCTTCTTCGACCCGGTCCCCGGAACGTCGACGGCCCCCGCCACACCCACGGGCGTCGCCGCATCGGCAGTGTCGGATTCGGCGGTGCAGGTGACGTGGACCGCCTCGGCGGGCGCCGACGGCTACACGATCGAACGGAGCGTCAACGGCACGAACTGGCTCCCGCTCGACACGACGGTCGGGACGAACGCCACGAGTTACACGGACTCGAATTTGTCCGAAGGGACTCGCTTTTACTACCGCGTCGCGGCGACTAATGCATCGGGGACGTCCACGTTCAGTGATCCGGAGTCCGCGTGGACGCGCTTGAAGGCTCCGACCGGATTGGCGGCCGCCCTCATCTCGGCCTCGAGAGTCGGACTGGCCTGGGTCGACGTCTCGGGCCTGGAGACGGGCTACCTCGTGGAGCGGTCGTCGGACGGGACGAACTGGGGCGACCCGATCACGACGCCGGCGAATGCGACCAATGTGACGTTGACGGGCGCCTTCAGTTCGACGACCTACTTCCGAATTCAAGCCGTCGGGCCGGACGGCCGGATCTCCGAATGGTCTGCCCCCGTGACGTCGGCACCGGTTTTAGCCGCCCCGACGAATCTTTCGGCAACTCGGGCCTCCGCCACTCAGGTCAACCTGACCTGGATCGACAATTCCAGCGACGAGCAGAGCTTCGAGGTGGAGCGGTCGTCGAACAACGGATCGACGTGGGATGTCGCGACCGTAGGACCCGGTCAGACCACATACTCAACCACGGGATTGACCTCGGGAGTCACGTACTTGTTCCGGGTTCGCGCCCGTGCCGCGTCGGACTCCTCGGCCTATTCGAACATTGTTTCGCTTAGTGTGTATGTCCCCGTCGGTGGAGCGCCGGCCAATCTGGCGGCGACCCCTTTAGACAAGGATCGGATCGGTCTCTCCTGGACCGATTCGAGCGGTGAGCTCGGCTACGAGATCGAGCGGCTTGTGTCCGGCGTCTGGACCCCGATCGCGTCCCCCCCGGCGGATGCGACGACGTGGCTCGATGATAACCTGAACGAGCTATGGCAGTATAATTATCGGATCCGGTCGTACGACGCGGCTGGCTATTCGAGTTACAGTTATGCTCCGGGGACGTGGACGCTGCTGGCGGCGCCGTCCGACTTCGTCGTTACGTTCGTCTCGCCGACTCGAGTTGATGCGACGTGGACGGATCGATCCAGCATGGAGAACGTCGGATTCCTGGTCGAGCAATCGTTCGATGGCATCGGCGGCTGGAACATCGTAGCTGGTCCGCCGGTGGACGCTGTCAGCACGTCGATCCCCGGGTCGTATTCCTCCAACGGGACGTACTCGGGCGAGTTCACGTCCGGCGCGACTTACCACTTCCGCATTCGAGCGGTGCGATGGTCGTCAGGGGTTTACACCTACTCGGACTATGCGACGGCGGTGCTGACGATTCCCGCGTTTCCGGCGAAGCCGGCCGGAGTGACGGCGACGAACACCGGATCGTCGATCGATGTCGCATGGTCCGACGTATCGAACGAGACGGGGTATCGAGTCGAACGCCTCGCCGCGGGATCGAGCGTTTGGATGTACCTCGATTCCGTCGGAGCCGACGTAACATCCTACAAGGACTCTCGGAACCTGGCCGACAACACGCAGTACTCCTACCGCGTGACGGCCTATAACGCCGGCGGTTTTTCCATCACCAGCAACGACAGCGCATGGGAGTGGTCCTCGCCGACGGCTCCCGAAGGCCTGAGAGCTACGCTTGTCTCCGCCGACCGAATCGACATGGCTTGGATCGACCGATCCGCCGCCGAAACGGGTTATCGTCTGGATTGGTCGCGGGATGGATCGACTTGGACGTCGATCGATCTGGATCGGAACGTCGTCGCCTATTCGCTCAAGGGCTCGTTCGCGGCCGGCGAGAAGTACTACTTCCGTCTCATTGCCTCGACCGGATCAAGGGCGTCGACTCCCGTCGTATCCTCGATCACGATCCCCGCATTTCCAAGCCCTCCGACCGGATTGACCGTGACGTCGCAGTCGTCGTCCTCGATCAGCATCGCTTGGACGCCAAAGCCCGGGGCCGTCGCGTACCGCGTCAGTCGGCGGACGGCGGATGGGCCTTGGATCGAGATCGGCAGCGCGGCTAACGACTTCACTTCGTTCACCGATTCCACAGTCGTCGCCGGCGTCGTCTACACTTACGGCGTGGCGGCCGAGACCTTCACCCAGAACTTCACGGTCAGATCCGGCAGGGCCGTGAGCAACTTCGCGATCGCCGAGGAGGGCACAGCCGATCACGACGACGACGGCCTGTCCAACGTCGACGAGGCCAACCTTGGGACCGACCCCACCTACTTCGACACCGACGGCGACCTGCTGCCCGACGGTTGGGAGGCCCGCTACGAGGGCTTCGACCCGAAGAGCCCCACGCCGGCCCAGGGGGACGCGGACGGCGACGGCCTGACGAATATCGCCGAATACACCCACGACACCGACCCGACCAAAGAGGACACCGACGGCGACGGCGTCTCCGACTCCGCCGAGGTCGCCTCGGGCTCCGACCCCAAGGACCCGTCCGACGGCGGCGTCGCGCCCGCCGACGACATGAAGGGGAAATTCCAGTTGACCACTGGGGATCCGAGCGGCAGCAAATCCGAACGATGGGAATTGCAAGTCGGCAACGTCAAGTATCAATCGCCCGGCTACGGCCAGGTCGGCTCCGGCGACTACTTTTTCGATGCCGGCGAGAGTTACGAGATCCGGATGCGTCACATCGGAACTCGGCCGGATTTCCTCGCTATGAATGGAGGTGCTAACTACGATTGGACGGCCTCCATCGCCCAAGTCGGGGCCAACTCGGTGCCGTTTTGGATCGACGACCAAGGGGAATTGCTTCGAACGTACATTTCGAGCACGATCGGGCCGCCCAACCTGACCGAAGGTAAGGTGTCCTACCTCCACATTCCCCAACTCGACGTCGACGTCGACAGCGACAACAACGGCGCGGTGGACCATTCGAAGCAGGAAGATCGGCTGGAACGAGACGCGAACAAGGGCAAGGTCGTCTGGGCGAACCTCGGCGATCTGGACGATGACGGCGTGCCCGACTTCGCCGACTTCGACGGGATCGCTGGGGGGCATTTCGTCCCCGTGACGGTGACGCTCTCGGACAATATCCGGTTCGCCGATCCCACGTCGATCCGCCTCAGCTTCAACTACGACGCGTCGAATCCCGCCGATCCCAACCTTCGAAAGGGCGCCGGCACCCCCGAGGATCCCTACGTCTACACCGCCGCCCCAGGCAAGCTTCGGCTCTGGAAGCCGAACAAGGACGCCGGCGACACGCGGGACGTCAACGTCGATTACATCGGCTCCGGCGTTTCCATCTCGGCCGCGGATCTAGGCCTGCAGCCCGGAGGAACGATCACGCTCTTCGTGGAAGCCGTCGCGACGGCCGCCTCGCCGTTGGCGATCAGCGTGACAGCCAACGTCGCCGGAGGAAAGTGGAGCGGAAATCTGACGGACGTGATCCACGTAAGTACGGCCGCAATCGATCTGGTAAAGGCAAATGTGGGGACCGAGACGACGTACTCCGACGTCGAGACTGTTCCGCTCTATCGCGCGCAGCCAATCGTAACGATCGATTCACCGAGTGGATCTGTGGCGGTGATTCCTGGATCATCTCCATATCAAGGATATATCAACGTATCCGGTCAAGTTGAGGATTTAATCGCCCTCTCCGTCGACGACCCGTCCTCCTTCCGGCCTGTAGTGACCGTCAACGGGCAACTAGCCTCGCTTTCTTACCTCGGCCGAGGCCGCTATTCCTATCAAACGACCATTGAGGTACAGGCCGGCAAAAACTTCATTTCCGTCGAGGCTGAGAATGCTCTGGGGAATCTCGGAGCCAACGCGTTCTACTTCGATGCGGCGGCCGTCGAAGGCCAAGCTTCGCTCGTCGGTCAAGTGACCCAAGCACGCAGTTCGTCTGACGAAAGGACGTTCGTCGGAAAAGTCGAGATCACCGACACCGGTTTCGTCGGCGCGGTCATGCCGGCGACGGTTACGAGCTATGCGAGCGACGGCCAGGAGTTGAAGTCGGTCCAAGTCGATTTGACCAAGGACTCCGATGGGATCTGGCGATCCCCCACGCTGATCGTGGCGGAGAAATGGGACGACCTCGGCGACGATTCGTTGAACATTCCGCGGTTCTTCGAGATCCCGGTCGGAGGCCGATTGGAGGTCAAGCGCGGCGCAGACGTCGGCTCGCGTCATGCAAAGCCGATCTCAGGCCTGGCCTTCGGGGCCGGAGTGACCGAATCGCTCCAGACGACCGGAACGCCGAACCTGACCCTCGACTATTCTCACGCGAAAACAAGCTCGCTGTCGGTGAAGGTCCAGAAGCCCGACGGCGGCCTCGAGGACTGGAGCGGCGATTTCAACAAGGCCGACACCCAAGCGATTTACGTCGGCGGCGGCGGCATCGCCTATGGCTCCAACGACGTCCTGGTCGAGCTTTCCGATCGCGACGGCAACCTGTTCCGCAGGCAGACCTCGCTGTTCCGCTACGACCCTTCCCCCACGCTGGATCTGCTGCAAAGCCCGAGTCGGAAATTGAAGGCGACCCTTCCCGTCGTGATCGGCCAGGAGAACGGGTTCGCTCCCCACCTGCAAGACGCGACCGTACTCCAATTCCCCACAGGCTATTCGGACGCCCAGAAGAGCGCCTTCCTCACCGATGCCAGGCTCGAAGTCCTGGCCTTCAGCCCCGATCGGGACGTGGCGTACGTCCGCTCCCGGGAGGGGAGGTCGGCCATGAGCACGTCGCTCCGGATGGAACAGTCCTTCGGCGCGAAGGTCATGGGGAGCATCGGTTCGGGCCTGGAGTATGCGGGAGCCGTCTCCTGGGGCTTCGTGGAAGGCGGCCTCCAGGGCGCCAAGGGGCTGGCGACGGGGGTCTATCAGGGCGCGAAGACGATCGTCATGGAGCCCTTGTACGTCGCCGCGGACGACCTCGCCACGGGCTACATCCTGGCGTTCCAGCCCGAATGGGCCGACTACTACGAGCCGATGAGCGGGATCCGCAAGGCGGTCGAGGCCGGTTACGAACCGGGCGAGATCGTCCACGAGGCCGTCGTCGGCGTGGCGCAGACGCCCGGCCGGTTCGTCCAGGCGCTGGTCGACGGCGACTCGGACAAGATCGGCCAGGAGTACGTCAACCTCGCGGCCCTGGTGCTCCCGTTCAAGGGGTCCAACCTCAGCTTCCCCTCGGGGTCGATCGGCCTGATCCCCGTAGGACAGAGGATGACGGCCGGCGGCGCGCTCGCCATGGAGTACGCCCAGGTCACGATCCGGACTGTGACTATTGATGGCGTCGAGATCGCACAGGGCACGCTGTTGGCCATGTCCGAGGTCACAGGCAACGTCGGCGGGGGCGGCGGCGTCGGCGGCGGAGACCCGACGCAGCCGTCGCAGACGAACCCGAACGCCGCCGGGTCGACCAATCTGCCGCCGGATAGGGAGGCGAAGATCCTGGAGGGGGAATGGGTCGACGGTGCCCCCGGCTCGGCGGGCGATTTCATCGGCGGTCATGCCGCCAGGATGAAGACAAATCCCAACGTGGAAATTCTGGAGGTCTACGACAATAATGCCTTCGGGCAAGGGGTGGTATCCGCCAAGATCCGGGTCACGCGGCCGGGCATGGGGACGAAGGTCAAAGGGCAGCCCAGCAGACCGCACGCATTTTTCCCGGATAGCTGGACGGATGAAATGATCACCGCGGCTCTCAAGGAAGTGTGCGGCGACCCAGCCAATTTCGTCAAAGTGAACGCGTCGGACGGGTCGTGCCAGTTTCGGAAAATTGTTGATGGGATCCTGATCGAAGGATACGTTCGGGACGGCCAGATCATCGGAGGTTATCCCAAAATTCAGAAGGTGCCGAACTCATGA
- a CDS encoding SAM-dependent DNA methyltransferase yields MNAAPNITAPDECKVFTPPELARAMARVLRDDPGFLWLEPCVGKGVFLDALAEAGVDRSRITAIELDRHDLHRHCGEYHPGTEFLDWSLNTGARFDRIIGNPPFLKLHKAHSNVVQAALRIERPGGGTVPLRANCWYAFLCACLRLLKPGGGLCLILPAGWEYADYARDLRQHLPRCFARVEVVRGARSFFQGILDGCVVLIAEGYGEPSVICNRSQFRTLPEVIQHLIGGRDGIGPTTGAVTSPSPHPCGPETRRFGDVARVRIGAVTGAADYFLMSEAKRIELRIDLQYLTRVITKARHLEGAAINSAAWRDLRERGERVWLFLPPARCESFPEVITEYLAIGLERGVDKGQKAREREYWFRTEINPPADGFMSGMSSIGPWLCLNRARDLTATNTLYTIHFRKRLKLREKAAWALALISSTTASQHAANGRFYSKGLLKFEPQDVMDLRVPIPVDTSNSALRAYDIIVPELLLGDAATARRLAEEFVTSGAMPSTRRKSNQCLPCEPAASSSPS; encoded by the coding sequence ATGAACGCCGCCCCCAACATCACAGCTCCCGACGAATGCAAGGTTTTCACACCGCCCGAACTGGCGAGGGCCATGGCGCGGGTGCTGCGCGACGATCCGGGGTTTCTATGGCTCGAACCGTGCGTGGGCAAAGGCGTCTTCCTGGACGCGTTGGCGGAAGCGGGGGTCGACAGGTCGAGGATTACGGCCATCGAGTTGGATCGGCACGATCTCCACCGGCATTGCGGCGAGTATCACCCCGGAACGGAGTTCCTGGACTGGTCACTCAATACGGGGGCCCGATTCGATCGGATTATTGGCAACCCCCCGTTCCTCAAACTCCACAAGGCCCACTCGAACGTGGTGCAGGCCGCGCTGCGAATCGAGCGCCCGGGCGGCGGCACCGTGCCCCTTCGCGCGAATTGCTGGTACGCGTTTTTATGCGCCTGTCTCAGGCTGTTGAAGCCCGGGGGTGGCCTCTGCCTGATACTTCCGGCCGGGTGGGAATATGCCGACTATGCCAGGGATTTGCGGCAACACTTGCCGAGATGCTTCGCGCGCGTCGAGGTCGTCCGCGGGGCCAGGTCGTTCTTCCAGGGTATCCTGGACGGCTGCGTCGTCCTGATCGCGGAGGGCTATGGCGAGCCCAGCGTGATTTGCAATCGTTCGCAGTTCCGCACCCTGCCGGAAGTCATCCAACACCTCATAGGCGGCCGGGATGGAATTGGACCGACGACGGGAGCCGTGACGTCCCCGTCGCCGCATCCCTGCGGCCCGGAGACTAGGCGATTCGGCGATGTCGCCAGGGTACGCATCGGGGCGGTGACCGGTGCCGCCGACTACTTCCTCATGAGTGAGGCCAAACGGATCGAGCTTCGAATAGATCTCCAATACCTAACGCGAGTCATCACGAAGGCGCGACACCTCGAAGGCGCGGCCATCAACTCGGCTGCTTGGCGAGATCTGCGGGAGCGCGGGGAAAGAGTCTGGCTCTTCCTACCGCCGGCCCGTTGCGAAAGCTTCCCGGAAGTCATCACGGAGTATCTCGCCATCGGGCTGGAGCGGGGGGTTGACAAAGGCCAGAAGGCGAGGGAAAGGGAGTACTGGTTCAGGACGGAGATTAACCCTCCCGCTGATGGATTTATGAGCGGCATGTCGTCGATCGGCCCGTGGCTTTGCCTCAATCGGGCTAGGGATCTGACCGCGACCAATACGCTCTACACGATCCACTTCCGCAAGCGGCTGAAATTGCGGGAGAAGGCAGCATGGGCGTTGGCGTTGATAAGCTCGACCACTGCGTCGCAACATGCCGCCAACGGACGTTTCTACTCTAAAGGTTTGCTGAAGTTTGAACCGCAAGACGTCATGGACCTGAGGGTCCCCATTCCGGTTGATACTTCCAATTCCGCCCTGAGGGCGTACGATATCATCGTTCCGGAGTTGCTCTTGGGGGATGCGGCGACGGCTCGAAGACTGGCCGAGGAATTCGTAACCAGCGGGGCCATGCCGTCCACCCGGCGGAAATCAAATCAGTGCCTGCCTTGCGAACCTGCCGCTTCTTCTTCGCCTTCATGA